A portion of the Eubacterium maltosivorans genome contains these proteins:
- a CDS encoding polyribonucleotide nucleotidyltransferase, producing the protein MRIFETEIAGRPFKVEIGEVAQLAKGSAMIRYGETSVLAIAAASKKPREGMDFFPLSVDYEEKQYAVGKIPGGFLKREGRPSEKAILNSRLIDRPIRPLFPKGFRNDVQVVTTVMSVEQDNAPEIAAMIGASIALSISDIPFDGPTGSVAVGLIDGEFILNPTEAQREASDLSLTVAGTKDAIMMVEAGANEVSEETMLEAILFAHEEIKKIVAFQEAIVAAVGVEKKDYTLYLPTDELTAEVEAFVGGKMHEAVHTEDKTERLENIDAVKTEVVEHFGELYPDQLNDIDTILTALQKKEVRSLILVDRIRPDNRKMDEVRPISAKIDYIPRVHGSGLFTRGETQVLSIATLGVLRDAQVLDGLSNDTEKRYMHQYNFPGYSVGEARPMRSPGRREIGHGALAERALLPMIPPEEEFPYAIRVVSEVLSSNGSTSQASVCGSSLALMAAGVPLKKPVAGVAMGLIKEEEKLAILTDIQGMEDFLGDMDFKVAGTKDGITAIQMDIKIHGIDREILTQALEQARIGRMHILGIMNEEISEPRAELSPYAPRIMTMTINPDKIRDVIGSGGKVINKIIEETGVKIDIEDDGTIYIASEDGVAADKAKAIIEDIVKEVEVGEVYTGEVVRIMNFGAFVSLPGGKDGLIHISKLAKERVKSVEDVVKVGDVVTVKVVEIDDKGRINLSRKACLPKD; encoded by the coding sequence ATGAGAATATTTGAAACAGAAATTGCCGGTCGTCCCTTTAAGGTGGAAATCGGCGAGGTTGCACAGCTTGCTAAGGGCTCTGCAATGATCCGCTATGGTGAAACAAGTGTGCTGGCCATAGCCGCTGCATCTAAAAAACCTCGTGAAGGTATGGATTTTTTTCCGCTGAGCGTGGATTATGAAGAAAAACAATACGCAGTTGGTAAAATACCAGGAGGCTTTTTAAAAAGAGAAGGCCGTCCTTCTGAAAAAGCAATTTTAAACTCACGTTTAATCGACCGTCCGATTCGTCCGCTGTTCCCCAAGGGGTTCCGCAACGACGTTCAGGTAGTTACTACGGTCATGTCTGTTGAACAGGATAACGCACCGGAAATCGCCGCGATGATCGGCGCATCCATTGCTCTCAGTATTTCAGACATTCCTTTTGACGGCCCTACTGGTTCTGTAGCGGTTGGACTGATCGATGGCGAGTTCATCCTGAACCCGACCGAAGCCCAGCGTGAAGCCAGCGATTTAAGCTTGACAGTCGCCGGTACCAAGGATGCCATTATGATGGTAGAAGCCGGCGCTAACGAAGTTTCTGAAGAAACCATGCTGGAAGCAATTTTATTTGCGCATGAAGAAATCAAGAAAATTGTGGCTTTTCAGGAAGCGATTGTCGCAGCAGTGGGTGTGGAAAAGAAGGATTATACCCTTTACCTGCCAACAGACGAGCTGACCGCAGAGGTCGAAGCTTTTGTAGGCGGTAAAATGCATGAAGCGGTTCACACTGAGGATAAAACAGAACGTCTTGAAAATATCGACGCGGTTAAGACCGAGGTGGTTGAACACTTTGGCGAGCTTTATCCTGATCAGTTAAATGATATTGATACGATTTTAACCGCACTTCAGAAAAAAGAAGTCCGCAGCCTGATTCTGGTAGACCGCATCCGTCCGGACAACCGTAAAATGGATGAAGTCCGTCCAATTAGCGCGAAAATCGACTATATCCCGAGAGTGCATGGCTCCGGCCTGTTCACCAGAGGCGAAACACAGGTGCTTTCCATCGCGACTTTAGGCGTCCTGAGAGATGCCCAGGTGCTGGACGGCCTATCCAACGATACGGAAAAACGTTATATGCACCAGTATAACTTCCCAGGCTACAGTGTTGGCGAGGCAAGACCAATGAGAAGCCCAGGCCGCCGTGAAATCGGCCACGGCGCCCTGGCAGAACGTGCGCTGCTGCCAATGATTCCGCCGGAAGAAGAATTCCCCTACGCCATCCGCGTGGTATCTGAGGTTTTAAGCTCTAACGGCTCTACTTCTCAGGCCAGCGTATGCGGCAGCAGCCTTGCCCTGATGGCAGCGGGTGTACCGCTCAAGAAGCCGGTCGCCGGTGTGGCAATGGGCCTGATCAAGGAAGAAGAAAAGCTGGCCATCTTAACGGATATCCAGGGCATGGAAGACTTCCTCGGAGACATGGACTTTAAGGTTGCCGGTACTAAAGACGGGATCACCGCTATTCAGATGGATATCAAGATCCACGGTATCGACAGAGAAATTTTAACCCAGGCACTGGAACAGGCCCGCATTGGCCGTATGCACATTCTGGGCATCATGAACGAAGAAATTTCTGAACCGCGCGCAGAATTATCACCATATGCACCGCGTATTATGACGATGACCATTAACCCCGATAAGATCCGTGACGTTATCGGCTCGGGCGGAAAGGTCATCAATAAGATTATTGAGGAAACCGGCGTTAAGATTGATATTGAGGACGATGGTACCATCTATATCGCGTCTGAAGACGGTGTTGCAGCAGATAAGGCTAAAGCGATTATCGAAGATATTGTCAAGGAAGTGGAAGTCGGAGAGGTTTATACTGGCGAGGTCGTTCGTATCATGAACTTTGGCGCCTTTGTATCTTTGCCCGGCGGTAAAGACGGCCTGATCCATATTTCCAAACTTGCCAAGGAACGCGTGAAATCCGTAGAGGATGTCGTGAAGGTTGGTGACGTTGTAACCGTCAAGGTTGTTGAAATTGACGATAAGGGCCGCATCAATTTATCAAGAAAAGCGTGCTTACCTAAGGATTGA
- the dut gene encoding dUTP diphosphatase — protein sequence MEKCKVKIYNASKYPLPEYQSSGAAGVDLYADIDEPIEILNQNIYTIPTGIYLELPAGYEAQIRARSGLAMKHGIALVNGIGTIDSDYRGEIKVILTNLKAFSHTIHPGDRIAQMVIKSYVTADFVEVDSVEALTDTERSDGGFGHSGM from the coding sequence ATGGAAAAGTGCAAGGTAAAAATATACAACGCATCCAAGTACCCGCTGCCGGAGTATCAGAGCTCCGGTGCTGCCGGGGTGGATTTATACGCGGATATAGACGAACCGATTGAGATTTTAAACCAGAATATTTACACCATTCCGACGGGAATTTATTTAGAACTGCCGGCGGGATACGAAGCTCAGATCCGGGCGCGTTCGGGTCTGGCCATGAAGCACGGCATTGCCTTGGTCAATGGGATTGGTACCATTGATTCAGACTACCGTGGTGAAATAAAGGTTATTTTAACAAATCTGAAGGCCTTTTCCCATACCATTCATCCCGGTGACCGCATCGCGCAAATGGTAATAAAATCCTATGTGACTGCTGATTTTGTAGAGGTCGACAGTGTAGAGGCTCTGACGGACACAGAACGCAGCGACGGTGGATTTGGACATTCCGGTATGTAG
- a CDS encoding DNA translocase FtsK yields MATASKKKPAKKRAGSRAKKQPGMSPMVKQRITGAVLAVLGLYVGYAFLTATPGILDKIVGKVIFTYMFGNTTIMIALYMIAWGIMLFFNKHRGNIQTLVMVFLLLVNLMVVFSLNIPRLMTYSVLDLFSVASYGGYGGIIGILLSYFLQMLVTKVGTIVFLILASIAEALLIVRANFNEYYQKMKENKFGVAPLKNKVGDLVEERKLSKELSEKSKNAKKSRTKQEEPASDSYDGLFQRSETGKVSIDTEILDFIDDVNKELDESDTLEDSNEALPEEQQERLSILPEKKQKQNKIVDELLDLSDNGEDPINPQLEADEVYHFPETTLLNPPASGSKNRKDAVVKKARIIEETLSNFGVHAKIVGVDVGPSITRFELQPEPGVKVNKIVNLADDLALNLATSDIRIEAPIPGKAAVGIEVPNEESVIVGLREIIETPAFEGFKGPLPFALGKTLSGQNIIGDISKMPHVLIAGATGSGKSVCINSIIISLLYKASPEDLRFIMIDPKMVELNQYNAIPHLLIPVVTDPKKASYALNWGIKEMTDRYQLFKENGVRDIDGYNELMAGQGGEKLPRIVIVVDELADLMMTSPKECENAICRIAQLARACGIHLIIATQRPSVDVITGLIKANIPSRIAFSVASNTDSRTILDMAGAEKLLGKGDMLYYPVGKSKPLRVQCTFVSDAEINRVINAVKPKKQPTYNDEIEEAINEPQEEEEAKEDDLDPLFDQAVETAFTYNQVSTSMLQRKLKVGYARAGRLIDSLEQKGIISGPNGSKPRTLLMTQEEYYRR; encoded by the coding sequence GTGGCAACAGCAAGCAAAAAGAAACCTGCCAAAAAGCGCGCGGGAAGCAGAGCCAAAAAGCAGCCTGGCATGAGCCCAATGGTCAAGCAGAGAATAACCGGTGCAGTGCTGGCCGTTCTCGGCCTCTATGTCGGCTATGCTTTTTTGACGGCAACGCCCGGAATTTTAGATAAAATTGTAGGGAAAGTTATCTTTACCTACATGTTTGGCAATACAACGATCATGATTGCCCTTTATATGATCGCCTGGGGAATCATGCTGTTTTTTAACAAGCACAGAGGAAATATACAGACGCTGGTCATGGTGTTTTTACTTCTGGTTAATCTGATGGTGGTCTTCAGCCTGAATATTCCGAGGCTTATGACCTACAGCGTGCTCGATCTTTTCAGCGTGGCCAGCTATGGCGGCTATGGAGGAATTATCGGGATACTGCTGTCCTACTTCCTTCAGATGCTTGTGACCAAGGTTGGTACCATTGTCTTTTTGATACTGGCGTCCATCGCCGAGGCCCTGCTGATCGTACGGGCAAATTTTAACGAATATTATCAGAAAATGAAGGAAAACAAATTCGGCGTTGCGCCTCTGAAGAATAAGGTCGGCGATCTGGTGGAAGAACGCAAGCTCTCAAAAGAACTGAGTGAAAAGAGCAAAAACGCCAAAAAGAGCAGGACAAAACAGGAAGAGCCGGCAAGTGACAGCTATGACGGCCTGTTCCAGCGCTCAGAGACTGGAAAGGTTTCGATTGACACAGAAATTCTTGATTTTATTGACGATGTCAATAAAGAGCTGGATGAATCAGACACCTTGGAGGATTCCAATGAGGCTCTGCCAGAGGAACAGCAGGAAAGGCTTTCGATCCTTCCTGAAAAGAAGCAAAAACAGAATAAAATTGTGGATGAGCTTTTGGATTTATCCGACAACGGGGAGGACCCCATAAACCCTCAACTGGAGGCTGACGAGGTTTATCATTTCCCGGAAACGACTTTGTTAAATCCGCCAGCCTCCGGTTCCAAAAACAGAAAGGACGCAGTGGTTAAAAAAGCCAGAATTATCGAGGAAACCCTTTCTAATTTTGGTGTGCATGCCAAAATTGTCGGGGTAGACGTCGGCCCGAGTATTACCCGGTTTGAGCTTCAGCCCGAACCGGGAGTAAAGGTCAATAAGATTGTTAATCTGGCTGACGACCTGGCCTTAAATCTGGCGACCTCGGATATCCGTATCGAAGCGCCTATTCCGGGAAAAGCTGCGGTGGGCATTGAGGTGCCAAACGAGGAGAGCGTTATCGTTGGCCTGCGTGAGATCATTGAGACGCCGGCCTTTGAAGGCTTTAAAGGGCCCCTGCCTTTTGCCCTTGGCAAGACCCTGTCCGGACAGAATATTATTGGGGACATCAGCAAAATGCCCCATGTGCTCATCGCCGGAGCCACAGGTTCTGGTAAGAGCGTATGCATCAACAGTATTATCATCAGCCTTTTGTACAAGGCTTCACCTGAGGATTTGCGTTTTATCATGATTGACCCCAAAATGGTCGAGCTGAACCAGTATAACGCCATACCACACCTGCTGATTCCTGTGGTCACAGACCCTAAAAAGGCCTCCTATGCCCTGAACTGGGGAATTAAGGAAATGACGGATCGTTACCAGTTGTTTAAGGAAAACGGCGTGCGTGATATTGACGGTTATAACGAGCTGATGGCTGGCCAGGGCGGCGAAAAGCTGCCGCGTATTGTCATTGTGGTCGACGAGCTGGCCGACTTGATGATGACATCGCCGAAGGAATGTGAAAACGCGATCTGCCGTATTGCGCAGCTGGCCAGAGCCTGCGGGATTCATCTGATCATCGCGACCCAAAGACCCTCGGTAGATGTTATCACCGGGCTGATCAAGGCAAATATCCCATCCCGTATTGCCTTCTCAGTGGCGTCTAATACGGACTCCCGTACCATTCTTGATATGGCCGGGGCTGAAAAGCTGCTGGGCAAGGGGGATATGCTCTACTACCCCGTCGGAAAATCAAAACCGCTGCGCGTGCAGTGTACCTTTGTATCTGACGCGGAGATCAACCGCGTAATCAATGCGGTCAAACCCAAAAAACAGCCAACCTACAATGATGAGATTGAAGAGGCCATTAACGAGCCCCAGGAAGAAGAGGAAGCCAAGGAGGATGACCTGGACCCGCTGTTTGACCAGGCAGTGGAGACGGCCTTTACCTATAATCAGGTATCGACCTCCATGCTCCAGCGTAAGCTGAAGGTTGGCTATGCCCGGGCTGGAAGGCTCATCGACTCCCTTGAGCAAAAGGGGATTATCTCAGGGCCAAACGGCAGTAAGCCGCGAACCCTGCTGATGACACAGGAAGAGTATTACAGGAGGTGA
- the rimO gene encoding 30S ribosomal protein S12 methylthiotransferase RimO, which produces MKKIHITTLGCDKNTVDAQQMLGMLAENGYTIEPDPAQAEIIVVNTCCFIQAAKEESIEYILEYAGYKESGPCEILVVAGCMAERYHKELAEEMPEVDGFLGVGHIDNIIDLIKSIESGRGGETLAGDIDRPYLEEMPRYIEDNTITAYLKISEGCDHHCTYCVIPKIRGRHRSRQPEAIYREAAYLEEKGIRELIIIAQDITQYGNDLDEEIDLAGLLTRLSEDFSFHWIRLLYMYPEGITEALLDVIAGHENICHYFDIPIQHTEDKILKRMGRPVSKSHLFEQVGLIRKKLPDAVLRTAIITGFPGETEEDHEGLLASLRALKINRLGVFKYSQEEGTPAAAFPNQVDEAVMERRWNEIYGQQEEITAEANEAFVGKSLDVLIEEMEAPGTYSGRTYGDAPEIDCMVFANSGEEVLDIGNFYKVKIIQTLDYDLIGDVESELT; this is translated from the coding sequence GTGAAGAAGATACATATCACAACCCTGGGCTGTGATAAGAATACCGTAGACGCCCAGCAGATGCTGGGAATGCTCGCGGAAAATGGCTATACCATTGAGCCGGACCCGGCGCAGGCTGAAATCATCGTCGTCAATACCTGCTGCTTTATCCAGGCGGCCAAGGAGGAATCCATTGAGTATATCCTTGAATACGCCGGCTATAAGGAAAGCGGTCCGTGTGAGATTCTGGTGGTGGCGGGCTGTATGGCGGAACGCTATCATAAGGAGCTGGCTGAGGAAATGCCTGAGGTTGACGGCTTTCTAGGTGTGGGCCATATCGACAATATCATTGACCTGATTAAATCGATTGAAAGCGGAAGAGGCGGTGAAACCCTCGCGGGAGATATCGACCGGCCTTACCTGGAAGAAATGCCCAGGTATATCGAGGACAATACGATCACAGCCTATCTGAAAATCAGTGAAGGCTGTGACCATCACTGCACTTATTGTGTGATCCCGAAAATCCGCGGAAGGCACCGCAGCCGTCAGCCAGAGGCCATTTACAGGGAAGCGGCTTACCTTGAGGAAAAGGGTATCAGGGAGCTGATCATTATCGCTCAGGACATCACCCAGTACGGAAATGATCTGGATGAGGAGATCGATCTGGCCGGACTGCTGACGCGTCTGTCTGAGGATTTTTCTTTCCATTGGATACGCCTGCTCTATATGTATCCTGAGGGAATCACTGAAGCGCTTCTGGATGTGATTGCAGGCCATGAGAATATCTGTCATTATTTTGACATTCCAATCCAGCATACTGAGGATAAGATTTTAAAACGCATGGGGCGTCCGGTCAGCAAGAGCCATCTTTTTGAACAGGTTGGGCTGATCCGTAAAAAGCTGCCTGATGCGGTATTGAGGACGGCGATCATCACCGGTTTTCCCGGTGAGACAGAAGAAGACCATGAGGGCCTTCTGGCGTCATTGAGAGCGCTTAAGATCAACCGTCTGGGTGTATTTAAATATTCGCAGGAGGAAGGGACTCCCGCGGCAGCCTTCCCGAACCAGGTGGATGAAGCGGTTATGGAAAGACGGTGGAATGAAATATACGGACAGCAGGAGGAAATAACGGCTGAAGCCAATGAGGCCTTTGTTGGCAAAAGCCTGGACGTTTTAATAGAAGAAATGGAAGCGCCGGGAACTTATTCCGGCCGAACTTATGGTGATGCACCAGAAATTGATTGTATGGTTTTTGCCAATAGCGGGGAAGAGGTATTAGACATTGGCAATTTCTATAAAGTAAAAATAATCCAGACACTGGATTATGATTTGATAGGAGATGTAGAAAGTGAACTTACCTAA
- the pgsA gene encoding CDP-diacylglycerol--glycerol-3-phosphate 3-phosphatidyltransferase yields the protein MNLPNKITMARIIMIPFFIIALLVNFPFHEPIAVVIFIVASASDAVDGHLARSRNLITDFGKFMDPLADKLLTCSAFICLVELQMIPSWVVIIIIAREFAITGLRTLAASDGIVIAASKWGKAKTISQMIAIIALLLVNWPVMAFPALLLFGNIMVYVALALTLISGIDYFRLNKGVFRSM from the coding sequence GTGAACTTACCTAACAAAATTACCATGGCCCGAATCATTATGATTCCATTCTTTATTATTGCCCTGCTGGTCAATTTTCCATTCCACGAGCCCATCGCAGTGGTGATCTTTATTGTCGCCTCTGCCTCTGACGCGGTGGACGGGCATCTTGCCAGAAGCCGGAATCTGATTACAGATTTCGGAAAATTTATGGACCCGCTGGCCGATAAGCTGCTGACCTGTTCAGCGTTTATCTGTCTGGTTGAGCTCCAGATGATTCCATCCTGGGTGGTGATCATCATTATTGCCCGCGAATTTGCCATTACAGGCCTCCGGACGCTGGCTGCCTCCGACGGCATCGTCATTGCCGCCAGCAAATGGGGTAAAGCCAAAACCATTTCTCAGATGATTGCCATCATCGCGTTGCTGCTGGTCAACTGGCCGGTTATGGCATTCCCCGCGCTGCTGTTGTTTGGTAACATCATGGTTTATGTTGCCCTTGCCCTGACCCTGATCTCAGGCATTGATTATTTCAGACTGAACAAGGGTGTTTTTAGAAGTATGTAG
- a CDS encoding nucleoid-associated protein, protein MEIDVHVKRAILHILDTGAGIPVLSDTLLGLPIGIQEYLYKHLTRAMKDPDIKRTQFVDPPSRFCDLVQQYKKDGESFTSVSQEIASLLFDFMLENVGVPSADLLVVDFIGDGEPYLGVLKLNYKHSYIHYVDHEDGRLNDILRQPCSLPTEGQRLDEFVIINLNTDQIFLKEKKFEIDDKKEYYLSNRLVLCEDVLSEKQTFDIVEKTVKKIIASEYNGDIEKLNTVKRVIADDYESDSVIDMDSIAQATFGDDFTVKERFREEAAKKGLTQSKVAVSDNIENKIFKKQKFVTDSGIELSIPTDYLMREDIVEFRNNPDGTISVEIKNIEGFVPK, encoded by the coding sequence ATGGAAATCGATGTTCATGTAAAAAGAGCGATTTTACACATTCTGGATACAGGCGCGGGCATTCCGGTGCTTTCGGATACGCTGCTGGGCCTGCCCATCGGTATCCAGGAATACTTATATAAGCATCTGACCCGGGCCATGAAGGACCCGGATATTAAGAGAACCCAGTTTGTGGACCCGCCAAGCCGTTTTTGTGATCTGGTACAGCAGTATAAAAAGGACGGCGAAAGCTTTACCTCTGTCAGCCAGGAAATTGCGAGTCTGCTCTTTGATTTTATGCTGGAAAACGTGGGAGTGCCGTCGGCCGATCTGCTGGTGGTCGATTTTATCGGCGATGGAGAGCCTTATTTGGGTGTTTTAAAGCTGAATTACAAGCACAGCTATATCCACTATGTCGACCACGAGGACGGCCGTTTAAACGATATTCTGCGCCAGCCCTGCTCACTGCCGACAGAGGGGCAGCGGCTGGATGAGTTTGTGATCATCAACCTGAATACAGACCAGATTTTTCTTAAGGAAAAGAAGTTTGAGATTGATGATAAAAAGGAGTACTATCTCTCCAACCGTCTGGTTTTATGTGAGGATGTGCTCTCCGAAAAACAGACATTTGATATTGTGGAAAAAACTGTTAAAAAAATTATCGCCAGCGAGTATAACGGTGACATCGAAAAGCTGAACACTGTCAAGCGGGTCATTGCCGACGACTACGAATCGGACTCGGTCATCGATATGGACAGTATCGCGCAGGCCACCTTTGGCGATGACTTTACCGTTAAGGAGCGTTTCAGGGAAGAAGCGGCCAAAAAGGGTCTCACCCAGAGCAAGGTGGCGGTAAGCGATAATATTGAGAACAAGATTTTTAAAAAACAGAAGTTTGTCACAGACTCCGGTATAGAGCTCTCGATTCCAACAGATTACCTCATGCGGGAAGATATTGTGGAGTTCAGAAATAATCCGGACGGCACCATCTCGGTTGAGATAAAAAATATAGAAGGGTTTGTGCCAAAGTAA
- a CDS encoding competence/damage-inducible protein A — MNCELVSVGTELLTGDTLNTNVMFLSKELSINGFSVLYHTTVGDNPGRLKSVIMRALTRSDLIITTGGLGPTQDDLTKETIAEIFGMEMEQRPEIVAKLKAFFDRRGVEMTENNLRQSYVPKGGVMLPNPRGTAPGIMIKKDDKTIIMLPGPPHEMMGMYEDCVEPVLHQLKNQLVISRYYNLSDIGESTVEDSIMDIIDRQDNPTVATYAKLGEVMIRLTANGDDSETINALLDRYEKVIIERFGSHIFTHSQDSLDVTVGKLLMEKGLTVALAESCTGGLVASKLAEIPGISASLKMGLVTYSNEAKMQLLNVRAETLDRYGAVSEQTAREMCEHLKEISGCDITASVTGIAGPDGGTPEKPVGLVYVGVCAKGKTTIKKYLFEGSRKIVQLRTANKVFHLIREAILDKTE; from the coding sequence ATGAATTGTGAGCTCGTTTCGGTTGGAACAGAACTTTTAACGGGAGACACCTTAAATACCAACGTTATGTTTTTGTCCAAGGAATTATCCATAAATGGCTTCTCGGTGCTTTACCATACCACGGTGGGCGACAATCCGGGGCGTCTGAAATCCGTCATCATGAGGGCTTTAACCCGCAGTGACCTGATCATTACGACCGGTGGTCTCGGACCTACTCAGGATGACCTGACAAAGGAAACCATCGCGGAAATCTTTGGGATGGAAATGGAACAGCGTCCGGAAATTGTCGCAAAGCTCAAAGCGTTTTTTGACCGCCGCGGGGTAGAAATGACAGAAAACAACCTGCGCCAGTCCTACGTGCCAAAGGGCGGCGTCATGCTGCCAAACCCCAGAGGCACCGCGCCGGGGATTATGATCAAGAAAGACGATAAGACCATTATCATGCTGCCAGGACCGCCGCATGAAATGATGGGCATGTACGAAGACTGTGTGGAGCCTGTCCTGCACCAGCTGAAAAACCAGCTTGTGATCTCACGATATTACAATCTTTCGGATATTGGTGAGTCCACCGTGGAGGACAGCATCATGGACATCATCGACCGGCAGGACAATCCCACGGTCGCCACCTACGCCAAGCTGGGCGAGGTGATGATCCGCCTGACGGCCAACGGTGACGATTCTGAAACCATTAACGCTTTGCTGGACCGTTATGAGAAGGTCATTATTGAGCGTTTTGGAAGCCATATTTTCACACATTCCCAGGACAGCCTGGACGTGACTGTCGGTAAGCTTTTAATGGAAAAGGGCCTGACCGTAGCGCTGGCAGAATCCTGCACTGGGGGCCTTGTGGCCTCAAAGCTGGCAGAGATTCCGGGAATTTCAGCTTCGTTGAAAATGGGGCTGGTTACCTACTCCAACGAAGCTAAAATGCAGCTTTTAAATGTGAGGGCTGAAACCCTTGACCGCTACGGCGCCGTCAGCGAGCAGACCGCGCGTGAGATGTGCGAGCACCTTAAGGAAATTTCAGGCTGTGATATTACCGCGTCGGTCACTGGCATTGCCGGGCCTGACGGCGGAACGCCGGAAAAACCTGTGGGACTGGTATACGTAGGGGTTTGTGCCAAAGGAAAAACCACCATAAAAAAATATCTCTTTGAAGGCAGCCGAAAGATTGTTCAATTGCGCACCGCCAATAAAGTTTTTCACTTAATTCGCGAAGCAATCCTTGACAAAACAGAATGA
- the recA gene encoding recombinase RecA, translated as MAEKRKPLEKVEEKTDNSAKQEALNAALKNIEKTFGKGAVMRLGDESAKMDVDVISTSSIGIDMALGIGGVPRGRIIEIYGPESSGKTTIALHIVAEAQKAGGNAAFIDAEHALDPVYAKALGVDVDNLIVSQPDTGEQALEILEALVRSGAIDVAVVDSVAALVPRAEIDGEMGDSHVGLQARLMSQALRKLAGIIKKSNTAAIFINQLREKVGVMYGNPEVTTGGRALKFYSSVRMDIRRIETLKKGTDMIGNRTRAKIVKNKMAPPFKTAEFDIMYGEGISREGDILDMAVELNIIKKAGSWFSYGEERLGQGRDKVKEYLKENPEFADVVEQKIRDHFAKKDEPEAPEESSETLAKDQAEMAAELSDEDMDEFFELNEFEEE; from the coding sequence ATGGCTGAAAAACGCAAACCATTAGAAAAAGTAGAAGAAAAAACAGACAACAGCGCAAAGCAGGAAGCCCTGAACGCTGCTTTAAAGAATATTGAAAAAACCTTTGGAAAGGGTGCAGTCATGCGTCTTGGAGACGAGAGCGCAAAGATGGATGTGGATGTTATCTCCACCTCCTCCATCGGCATTGATATGGCCCTTGGAATCGGCGGGGTGCCCCGTGGCCGGATCATCGAGATCTACGGGCCGGAATCCTCCGGTAAAACCACCATCGCCCTTCATATTGTGGCGGAAGCCCAGAAAGCCGGAGGTAACGCGGCCTTTATCGATGCCGAACATGCGCTCGATCCCGTATACGCAAAAGCCCTCGGTGTGGATGTCGATAACCTGATTGTATCCCAGCCGGATACAGGTGAGCAGGCCCTTGAAATTCTTGAAGCCCTGGTGCGAAGCGGCGCCATCGACGTAGCTGTTGTGGACTCTGTCGCGGCTCTGGTGCCCCGCGCGGAAATCGACGGGGAAATGGGGGACTCCCATGTTGGGCTTCAGGCGAGACTGATGTCCCAGGCCCTCAGAAAGCTGGCGGGGATTATTAAAAAATCCAATACCGCAGCGATTTTTATCAACCAGCTGCGTGAAAAGGTTGGGGTGATGTACGGTAATCCAGAGGTTACCACTGGCGGCCGTGCTTTAAAATTTTATTCCTCTGTCCGGATGGACATCCGCAGAATTGAGACCTTGAAAAAAGGAACGGACATGATCGGGAACCGTACCCGCGCCAAGATCGTAAAGAACAAGATGGCGCCGCCGTTTAAAACCGCAGAGTTTGACATCATGTACGGCGAGGGTATCTCCAGAGAAGGGGATATTCTGGACATGGCGGTTGAGCTGAACATTATTAAAAAAGCTGGTTCATGGTTCTCCTACGGCGAGGAACGCCTGGGACAGGGCCGTGACAAGGTCAAAGAATACCTCAAGGAAAATCCTGAATTTGCCGATGTGGTTGAACAGAAAATCCGTGATCATTTTGCAAAGAAGGATGAGCCCGAAGCGCCGGAGGAAAGCTCAGAGACTTTGGCGAAGGATCAGGCTGAAATGGCTGCCGAATTATCCGATGAGGATATGGATGAGTTTTTTGAGCTGAATGAGTTTGAGGAAGAATAA